A genomic segment from Deinococcus sp. YIM 77859 encodes:
- a CDS encoding MgtC/SapB family protein, with the protein MESFWNELRLMQGLLVAFGLSGLIGWERERLRRGAGLRTYILVGVSAALFVVLADTLILRFSDDSEFVRFDLVGVLGAVVSGVSFLGAGAIFSDRAGKGTKGLTTAAGLLAVAGVGVACGLHLYVLATGATLLFLFTLGVLGRLVEPAKYREDQQENAG; encoded by the coding sequence GTGGAGAGCTTCTGGAATGAACTGCGCCTGATGCAGGGGCTGCTCGTGGCCTTTGGGCTGAGTGGGCTGATCGGCTGGGAACGGGAACGGCTGCGCCGGGGCGCGGGCCTGCGCACCTACATTCTCGTGGGCGTGAGCGCAGCGCTGTTTGTGGTGCTTGCCGACACGCTGATCCTGCGCTTTTCGGACGACTCGGAATTCGTGCGTTTTGACCTGGTGGGCGTGCTCGGCGCGGTCGTCAGCGGCGTGAGCTTCCTGGGGGCAGGAGCCATCTTTTCTGACCGTGCCGGCAAGGGAACCAAGGGCCTGACCACCGCAGCGGGCCTCCTCGCGGTGGCCGGGGTCGGGGTGGCCTGCGGGCTCCACCTGTACGTGCTTGCCACCGGCGCGACGCTGCTCTTTCTGTTCACGCTGGGGGTGCTGGGCCGCCTGGTCGAGCCGGCCAAGTACCGCGAGGACCAGCAGGAAAACGCCGGGTAG